A window from Pseudomonas kribbensis encodes these proteins:
- a CDS encoding aminoglycoside phosphotransferase family protein — translation MPDQDVRLQHLKVWLDEQLATLFAEQGWGAVPPATLTAASSDASFRRYFRWEGAGRSFVVMDAPPPQENCKPFVDIAFLLAKSGINVPKIYAEDLERGFLLLNDLGNKTYLDVINGENADALFSDALQALLAFQQLPMVAPLPSYDVALLRRELELFPEWYVKRELGIEFDATQQQQWQQVSDLLIDSALAQPKVLVHRDYMPRNLMLSEPNPGVLDFQDAVYGPVTYDVTCLFKDAFLSWPEERVRGWLESYWQQATALNIPVQPDFEDFLRASDLMGVQRHLKVIGIFARICHRDGKPRYLADVPRFFAYIEAVIARRPELAQLQALLVSLRAGVTA, via the coding sequence ATGCCTGACCAAGATGTACGCTTGCAACACCTGAAAGTTTGGCTCGATGAACAGTTGGCGACCCTTTTTGCCGAACAGGGCTGGGGTGCCGTACCCCCGGCCACGTTGACTGCGGCCAGCAGCGACGCGAGTTTCCGCCGTTATTTCCGCTGGGAAGGCGCCGGTCGCAGTTTCGTCGTGATGGACGCGCCGCCCCCCCAGGAAAACTGCAAACCGTTCGTGGATATCGCCTTTTTGCTGGCAAAATCCGGTATTAACGTGCCGAAAATTTATGCAGAAGACCTCGAACGCGGTTTTCTTTTGCTCAATGACCTGGGCAACAAGACCTATCTCGACGTGATCAATGGCGAAAATGCCGACGCATTGTTCAGCGACGCCTTGCAGGCACTATTGGCATTTCAGCAGTTGCCGATGGTGGCACCGCTGCCGAGCTATGATGTTGCGCTGCTGCGCCGTGAGCTGGAACTGTTCCCCGAGTGGTACGTGAAGCGTGAGCTGGGCATCGAATTCGACGCCACTCAGCAGCAACAATGGCAGCAGGTCAGCGATCTGCTGATCGACAGCGCGCTGGCCCAGCCCAAAGTGCTGGTGCACCGCGACTACATGCCGCGTAACCTGATGCTCAGCGAACCGAACCCCGGCGTGCTGGATTTCCAGGACGCGGTGTACGGCCCGGTAACCTACGACGTGACCTGCCTGTTCAAGGATGCCTTCCTCAGCTGGCCTGAAGAACGCGTGCGCGGCTGGCTCGAAAGCTACTGGCAGCAGGCGACGGCACTCAACATTCCGGTACAGCCGGATTTCGAAGATTTCCTGCGCGCCAGCGATCTGATGGGCGTTCAGCGCCACTTGAAGGTCATCGGGATCTTCGCCCGCATCTGTCACCGCGATGGCAAACCTCGATACCTGGCCGACGTGCCGCGTTTCTTCGCTTATATAGAAGCGGTGATCGCCCGCCGTCCGGAGTTGGCGCAACTGCAGGCGCTGCTGGTCAGCCTGCGTGCCGGAGTGACGGCATGA
- a CDS encoding LPS-assembly protein LptD, which yields MALKSPAFRKKFPLLVTGSLLAMQPLASSFVVAAEQYDCAVSATGGWACSPKTPTAALPPRPVHDGSAVSAAGEAPAENGSVSDSGSKPVLVTESKGRGLKSRSEDYSHLDWVPREKLTAAQLAETGPYCSGSYIEPIRPGMNDKTNKSDAPTFIGAKASRYNTEDQVGTLAGDVVLRQGSMQVESQEASLYQAESRAELKGDVRIRDNGALIVGDHADVQLDTGEAKVDNAEYVMHKSRIRGNALYAKRAENAIIRLKDGTYTTCEPNSNAWQLKGNNITLNPATGFGTATNVTLRVKDIPILYTPYIYFPIDDRRQSGFLPPTIGTGSDTGFMLVTPYYFNLAPNYDATLYPRYMSKRGLLMEGEFRYLTKSSEGQFGAAYLNDEDTDRSKQTDYEKNRYMYNWQHKGGLDSRVYTQVDYTKISDPYYFQDLTTDQIGVKSQDFVNQQGLVAYRGDNYTAILNAQQYQLATVANITPYGRLPQLTLNGKLPYHPEGLNFDYETELVRFDRDLKTGDFINEDGTVSPRLDTNVTGLARANGDRLNLKPGVSLPLNWTYGFLKPSLKYQYTQYQLDLDGQGKDDIIAQKAFAAANGTRYVNGNFGSNQSRGVPIASIDGGLYFDRNTSYFGKNYRQTLEPRLFYLYVPEKDQEDIPVFDTSEYTFNYASLFRDNRFSGSDRVGDENKLSLGVTSRWIEDDGFERQRISVGQALYFKDREVQLPGIDPKTRDDAHSNVSPYALEYEYRWNRDWRTTADYNWDPDSRSPRSGSAMFHYQPEDNPNKVVNVGYRYRNDQVRYDQNTGKWSVGGGDYGTPGQPGYVKDYYKIQQHDFSVIWPIVPQWSAISRWQYDYNRNRTLEAFGGFEYDNCCWKLRLINRYWVSYDEFSQEAPQNEKGDHGLFLQIVLKGLGGLTGAKTESFLDKGIQGYRQREDQAF from the coding sequence ATGGCATTGAAATCCCCCGCGTTTCGTAAAAAATTTCCGTTGTTGGTAACCGGCAGTCTGCTGGCTATGCAACCTCTGGCCAGTTCATTCGTTGTCGCCGCCGAGCAGTATGACTGCGCGGTCTCGGCTACGGGCGGCTGGGCCTGTTCGCCGAAGACGCCGACGGCTGCATTGCCACCGCGTCCGGTGCATGACGGCAGTGCCGTCAGCGCTGCCGGCGAAGCCCCGGCCGAGAACGGCAGCGTTTCGGACTCCGGTTCCAAACCCGTGCTGGTCACCGAGTCCAAGGGCCGCGGCCTCAAATCCCGTAGCGAGGACTACAGTCACCTCGACTGGGTTCCGCGCGAGAAGCTCACCGCCGCCCAACTGGCCGAGACCGGTCCTTACTGCTCTGGTTCCTATATCGAACCGATTCGTCCTGGCATGAATGACAAGACGAATAAAAGTGACGCCCCGACCTTCATCGGCGCGAAAGCTTCGCGCTACAACACCGAAGATCAGGTCGGCACGCTGGCCGGTGACGTGGTCCTGCGCCAGGGCAGCATGCAGGTCGAGTCCCAGGAAGCCAGCCTCTACCAGGCCGAGAGCCGCGCCGAACTCAAGGGCGACGTACGCATCCGCGACAACGGCGCGCTGATCGTCGGCGACCACGCCGATGTGCAGCTCGACACCGGTGAAGCGAAAGTCGACAACGCCGAATACGTGATGCACAAATCGCGCATCCGCGGTAACGCGCTGTACGCCAAGCGCGCCGAAAACGCGATCATCCGCCTGAAGGACGGCACGTACACCACGTGCGAACCGAACAGCAACGCCTGGCAGCTCAAGGGCAACAACATCACCCTGAACCCTGCCACCGGCTTCGGTACCGCGACCAACGTGACACTGCGGGTCAAGGACATTCCGATCCTGTACACGCCGTACATCTATTTCCCGATCGACGACCGCCGTCAGTCGGGTTTCCTGCCGCCGACCATCGGCACCGGCAGCGACACCGGCTTCATGCTGGTCACCCCGTACTACTTCAACCTGGCACCAAACTACGATGCCACGTTGTATCCGCGCTACATGAGCAAGCGCGGCCTGTTGATGGAAGGCGAATTCCGTTACCTGACCAAGTCCAGCGAAGGTCAGTTCGGTGCCGCGTACCTCAACGACGAAGACACCGATCGCAGCAAGCAGACCGATTACGAAAAAAATCGCTATATGTACAACTGGCAACACAAGGGCGGCCTGGACTCCCGTGTGTACACCCAGGTTGACTACACCAAGATCAGCGATCCGTATTACTTCCAGGACCTGACCACCGACCAGATCGGCGTGAAGAGCCAGGACTTCGTGAATCAGCAGGGTCTGGTTGCCTACCGCGGCGACAACTACACCGCCATCCTGAATGCCCAGCAGTATCAGTTGGCAACCGTCGCGAACATCACACCTTACGGGCGCCTGCCGCAGCTCACCCTCAACGGCAAGCTGCCGTACCACCCGGAAGGCCTGAATTTCGATTACGAGACCGAACTCGTTCGCTTTGACCGTGATCTGAAAACCGGTGATTTCATCAACGAGGACGGCACTGTCTCTCCGCGACTCGATACAAACGTGACCGGCCTGGCTCGTGCCAACGGTGATCGCCTGAATCTGAAGCCTGGCGTCAGCCTGCCGCTGAACTGGACGTATGGCTTCCTCAAGCCATCGCTCAAGTACCAGTACACCCAGTACCAACTGGACCTGGACGGCCAAGGCAAAGACGACATCATTGCCCAGAAGGCATTCGCTGCAGCGAACGGCACCCGATACGTCAACGGTAATTTTGGCAGCAACCAAAGCCGTGGCGTGCCGATCGCGAGCATCGACGGCGGCCTGTACTTCGACCGCAACACGTCGTACTTCGGCAAAAACTACCGCCAGACCCTGGAGCCGCGCCTGTTCTACCTCTATGTGCCAGAGAAGGATCAGGAAGACATTCCGGTATTCGACACCAGCGAATACACCTTCAACTATGCCTCGCTGTTCCGTGACAACCGCTTCTCCGGTTCCGACCGGGTCGGCGACGAGAACAAGCTGTCGCTGGGTGTAACCAGCCGCTGGATCGAAGACGACGGTTTCGAACGTCAACGCATCAGTGTCGGCCAGGCCTTGTACTTCAAGGATCGCGAAGTTCAACTGCCGGGTATCGATCCAAAGACCCGCGATGACGCGCACTCCAACGTTTCGCCTTATGCGCTGGAATACGAATACCGCTGGAACCGCGACTGGCGCACCACTGCCGACTACAACTGGGATCCGGACAGCCGCAGCCCGCGTTCCGGCAGCGCGATGTTCCACTACCAGCCTGAAGACAACCCGAACAAGGTGGTCAACGTCGGTTATCGCTATCGCAACGACCAGGTCCGTTATGACCAGAACACCGGTAAATGGTCGGTGGGCGGCGGTGACTACGGCACTCCAGGGCAACCGGGCTACGTGAAGGACTACTACAAGATCCAGCAGCATGACTTCTCGGTCATCTGGCCGATCGTTCCACAGTGGAGCGCCATCAGCCGCTGGCAGTACGACTACAACCGCAACCGTACACTGGAAGCCTTCGGTGGTTTCGAGTACGACAACTGCTGCTGGAAACTGCGCCTGATCAATCGTTACTGGGTTTCTTATGACGAGTTCAGTCAGGAAGCTCCGCAAAACGAAAAAGGCGACCACGGCCTCTTCCTTCAAATTGTCCTGAAAGGACTCGGCGGCCTCACCGGCGCCAAGACTGAGAGCTTCCTCGACAAAGGCATCCAAGGTTATCGTCAACGTGAAGACCAAGCTTTCTGA
- the surA gene encoding peptidylprolyl isomerase SurA, translating into MKTKLSDCLRPLMLGALFLGTAANAAVQSIDKVVAIVDNDVVMQSQLDQRVHEVQQTIAKRGGGLPPPGVLDQQVLERLIVENLQLQIGERSGIRITDEELNQAVGTIAQRNNMTVDQFRAALARDGLSYEGARDQIRKEMIISRVRQRRVAERIQVSEQEVKNFLASDLGKMQLSEELHLANILIPTPESANSEAIQSAARQAMEVYQQLKQGADFGQLAVARSGSDNALEGGDMGWRKAAQLPPPFDRELSAMSPGDITQPARTPGGFIILKLLEKRGGESQMRDEVHVRHILVKPSPVRDEAKTKELVQSLYNRIEAGEDFAELAKKYSEDPGSALNGGDLNWIDPNALVPEFRAVMAKSPQGQLSKPFQTQYGWHVLEVLGRRATDSTEQAREQQAMTVLRNRKYDEELQTWLRQIRDEAYVEIKLPGADQAAQ; encoded by the coding sequence GTGAAGACCAAGCTTTCTGATTGTCTGCGCCCGCTGATGCTGGGCGCGCTGTTCCTGGGTACTGCGGCAAACGCCGCAGTACAGTCCATCGATAAAGTTGTGGCCATCGTCGACAACGACGTGGTCATGCAGAGCCAGCTGGATCAACGCGTCCACGAAGTTCAGCAAACCATCGCCAAGCGCGGTGGCGGCTTGCCACCTCCGGGCGTGCTGGATCAGCAGGTGCTCGAGCGCCTGATCGTCGAAAACCTGCAGCTGCAGATCGGCGAACGTTCCGGCATCCGCATCACCGATGAAGAACTGAATCAGGCTGTCGGCACCATTGCCCAGCGCAACAACATGACTGTCGACCAGTTCCGCGCGGCCCTGGCCCGAGACGGCCTGAGTTACGAAGGCGCCCGTGACCAGATCCGCAAGGAAATGATCATCAGCCGTGTGCGCCAGCGCCGAGTTGCAGAACGCATTCAGGTATCGGAGCAGGAAGTGAAGAACTTCCTCGCCTCCGACCTGGGCAAGATGCAACTGTCGGAAGAGCTGCACCTGGCCAACATCCTGATTCCGACCCCGGAAAGCGCCAACTCTGAAGCGATTCAGAGCGCCGCACGCCAGGCGATGGAGGTTTACCAGCAACTCAAGCAGGGCGCTGACTTCGGTCAACTGGCCGTTGCCAGATCCGGCAGCGACAACGCCCTGGAAGGCGGCGACATGGGCTGGCGTAAAGCAGCTCAACTGCCACCGCCGTTCGATCGTGAACTGAGCGCCATGTCGCCGGGCGACATCACTCAGCCTGCGCGCACTCCGGGTGGTTTCATCATCCTGAAGCTGCTGGAAAAACGCGGCGGCGAAAGCCAGATGCGTGACGAAGTGCATGTGCGCCACATCCTGGTCAAGCCAAGTCCGGTCCGCGACGAAGCCAAGACAAAGGAACTGGTTCAATCGCTGTATAACCGCATCGAAGCTGGCGAAGATTTCGCCGAACTGGCGAAAAAATACTCGGAAGACCCGGGTTCCGCCCTTAACGGCGGTGACCTGAACTGGATCGACCCGAACGCACTGGTACCGGAATTCCGCGCCGTGATGGCCAAGTCCCCGCAGGGTCAGCTGTCCAAGCCGTTCCAGACCCAGTACGGCTGGCACGTTCTGGAAGTCCTTGGCCGTCGCGCCACCGACAGCACCGAACAGGCCCGCGAGCAGCAAGCCATGACCGTACTGCGTAACCGCAAATACGACGAAGAGCTGCAAACCTGGCTGCGTCAGATCCGTGACGAAGCGTACGTAGAGATCAAACTCCCTGGTGCAGACCAGGCAGCGCAGTGA
- the pdxA gene encoding 4-hydroxythreonine-4-phosphate dehydrogenase PdxA, protein MKPKRFALTPGEPAGIGPDLCLLLASQAQPHPLIAITSRDLLQERAAQLGLAVSLLPVSPGHWPDVPAPANSLYVWDTPLSAPVVAGQLDKANAAFVLEILTRAGNGCLNGDFAGMITAPVHKGVINESGITFSGHTEFLADLTHTAQVVMMLATRGLRVALVTTHLPLRDIADAITPERLERVTRILHADLQDKFGIAQPRILVCGLNPHAGEGGHLGHEEIDIIEPTLERLRGEGMDLRGPLPADTLFTPKYLEHCDAVLAMYHDQGLPVLKYKGFGAAVNVTLGLPIIRTSVDHGTALDLAGSGKIDTGSLQVALETAYQMAETRL, encoded by the coding sequence GTGAAACCCAAGCGTTTCGCGCTGACACCCGGCGAACCAGCCGGCATCGGTCCCGACCTGTGCCTGCTGCTCGCCTCGCAAGCCCAGCCACATCCCCTGATTGCCATCACCAGCCGCGACCTGCTCCAAGAGCGGGCCGCGCAGCTGGGGCTGGCCGTCAGCCTGCTGCCCGTTTCGCCCGGTCACTGGCCGGACGTTCCGGCGCCGGCCAACAGCCTTTATGTCTGGGACACCCCGCTCAGCGCCCCCGTGGTCGCCGGGCAGCTGGACAAGGCCAACGCCGCATTCGTCCTTGAAATCCTCACCCGCGCCGGCAATGGCTGCCTGAACGGCGACTTCGCCGGGATGATCACCGCCCCGGTGCACAAGGGCGTGATCAACGAATCCGGCATCACCTTTTCCGGACACACCGAATTCCTCGCCGACCTGACCCACACCGCCCAGGTGGTGATGATGCTCGCCACCCGCGGTTTGCGTGTGGCACTGGTCACCACTCACCTGCCCTTGCGCGACATTGCCGATGCGATCACGCCGGAGCGACTGGAACGGGTCACGCGGATTCTGCACGCCGACCTGCAAGACAAATTCGGCATCGCCCAACCGCGCATCCTGGTCTGCGGGCTCAACCCGCACGCCGGTGAAGGCGGACACCTGGGCCACGAAGAAATCGACATCATCGAACCAACATTGGAGCGCCTGCGCGGCGAGGGCATGGACCTTCGTGGCCCGCTGCCTGCCGACACTCTGTTTACCCCCAAATATCTGGAGCACTGCGACGCAGTGCTGGCGATGTACCACGACCAGGGCCTGCCCGTGCTCAAGTACAAAGGCTTCGGCGCAGCGGTCAACGTGACCCTGGGCCTGCCGATCATCCGCACCTCCGTCGACCATGGCACCGCCCTGGATCTGGCCGGCAGCGGCAAGATCGACACCGGCAGCCTGCAGGTCGCCCTGGAAACCGCCTACCAGATGGCCGAGACCCGTTTATGA
- the rsmA gene encoding 16S rRNA (adenine(1518)-N(6)/adenine(1519)-N(6))-dimethyltransferase RsmA yields MTEQYQHKARKRFGQNFLHDAGVIDRILRSISAKSGDRMLEIGPGQGALTAGILNSGAQLDVVELDKDLIPILNQQFAGKSNFNLHQGDALKFDFNTLNAAPNSLRVVGNLPYNISTPLIFHLLNNAGIIRDMHFMLQKEVVERLAAGPGGGDWGRLSIMVQYHCRVEHLFNVGPGAFNPPPKVDSAIVRLVPHAVLPHPAKDHRLLERVVREAFNQRRKTLRNTLKQLLSNAEIEAAGVDGSLRPEQLDLAAFVRLADKLAEQPAKTPAAD; encoded by the coding sequence ATGACCGAGCAATACCAACACAAGGCGCGCAAACGCTTTGGCCAGAACTTCCTGCACGATGCCGGCGTCATCGACCGCATCCTGCGCTCCATCAGTGCCAAATCCGGCGACCGGATGCTGGAAATCGGCCCGGGCCAGGGCGCGCTGACCGCCGGCATTCTCAATTCCGGCGCACAGCTGGACGTGGTGGAACTGGACAAGGACCTGATCCCGATCCTCAACCAGCAGTTCGCCGGCAAGAGCAACTTCAACCTGCATCAGGGCGATGCGTTGAAGTTCGACTTCAACACCCTGAACGCTGCGCCGAACAGCCTGCGCGTGGTCGGCAACCTGCCGTACAACATCTCCACGCCGCTGATTTTCCACCTGCTGAACAATGCAGGCATCATTCGCGACATGCACTTCATGCTGCAGAAGGAAGTCGTGGAGCGCTTGGCCGCCGGCCCGGGTGGCGGCGACTGGGGCCGTCTGTCGATCATGGTTCAGTACCACTGCCGGGTCGAACATCTGTTCAACGTCGGCCCGGGGGCTTTCAACCCGCCGCCGAAGGTCGATTCGGCCATCGTACGTCTTGTGCCGCATGCGGTACTGCCACACCCGGCCAAGGATCACCGCCTGCTCGAGCGCGTCGTGCGCGAAGCCTTCAACCAGCGCCGCAAGACCCTGCGCAACACCCTCAAGCAATTGCTGAGCAACGCTGAAATCGAGGCCGCCGGCGTCGATGGCAGTCTGCGGCCCGAGCAGCTCGATCTGGCCGCATTCGTGCGTCTGGCCGACAAGCTTGCCGAACAGCCCGCAAAAACACCTGCAGCCGACTGA
- the apaG gene encoding Co2+/Mg2+ efflux protein ApaG — MSDPRYQVDVSVVTHYLADQSQPEQDRFAFAYTITVQNNGEQPARLMSRHWVITDGDGHVEEVRGAGVVGQQPLIDAGQSHTYSSGTVMTTKVGTMQGSYEMVASDGKHFDAIIKPFRLAVPGALH; from the coding sequence ATGTCTGATCCTCGTTATCAGGTCGATGTCAGTGTCGTTACTCACTACCTGGCAGACCAATCGCAACCCGAGCAAGACCGCTTCGCCTTCGCCTACACCATCACTGTGCAGAACAATGGCGAGCAACCGGCCCGACTGATGTCCCGGCATTGGGTGATCACCGATGGCGACGGACATGTCGAAGAAGTGCGCGGTGCCGGCGTGGTCGGCCAGCAGCCCTTGATCGACGCGGGACAAAGTCACACCTACAGCAGCGGCACGGTCATGACCACCAAGGTCGGCACCATGCAGGGCAGCTATGAAATGGTCGCCAGTGACGGCAAGCATTTCGATGCGATCATCAAACCCTTCCGCCTCGCCGTTCCCGGAGCCCTGCACTAA
- a CDS encoding symmetrical bis(5'-nucleosyl)-tetraphosphatase yields the protein MATYAVGDLQGCLEPLKCLLRQVAFDPAVDRLWLVGDLVNRGPQSLETLRFLYGMRESLVCVLGNHDLHLLAAAKNIERMKKSDTLREILEAPDCAELMEWLRQQKLMHYDEQREVAMTHAGIPPQWSLRKALKYAEEVETALRDDNLLPAFLDGMYGNEPAKWDSDLKGVARLRVITNYFTRMRFCTAEGKLDLKSKEGLDTAPPGYKPWFQHKERKTRGLRIIFGHWAALEGDVHEPGISALDTGCVWGGSLTLMNVDSFELLSCKCDEHGGVLPPVAPPITESSPVSAPR from the coding sequence ATGGCGACGTATGCCGTCGGCGACCTTCAGGGCTGCCTCGAACCGCTCAAGTGCCTGCTCAGGCAAGTCGCGTTCGACCCGGCAGTGGACCGGTTGTGGCTGGTAGGCGACCTGGTCAACCGTGGCCCGCAATCACTGGAAACCCTGCGCTTTCTCTATGGCATGCGTGAGTCGCTGGTCTGCGTCCTCGGCAATCACGACCTGCACCTGCTGGCGGCGGCGAAAAACATCGAGCGCATGAAAAAGTCCGACACGCTGCGCGAGATTCTCGAAGCACCAGACTGCGCCGAACTGATGGAGTGGCTGCGCCAGCAGAAACTCATGCACTACGACGAGCAACGTGAAGTCGCCATGACCCACGCGGGCATCCCGCCGCAATGGTCCCTGCGCAAGGCCCTGAAGTACGCCGAAGAAGTCGAGACCGCCCTGCGCGACGACAACCTGCTCCCGGCCTTCCTCGACGGCATGTACGGCAACGAACCGGCGAAGTGGGACAGCGACCTAAAAGGCGTGGCCCGCCTGCGGGTCATCACCAACTACTTCACGCGCATGCGCTTCTGCACCGCCGAAGGCAAGCTCGACCTCAAGAGCAAGGAAGGTCTGGACACGGCGCCACCGGGCTACAAACCGTGGTTCCAGCACAAGGAACGCAAGACCCGTGGCCTGCGGATCATTTTCGGCCACTGGGCGGCGCTTGAGGGCGATGTCCACGAGCCCGGCATCTCCGCCCTCGACACCGGTTGTGTGTGGGGCGGCAGCCTGACCCTGATGAACGTCGACAGCTTTGAACTGCTGTCGTGCAAATGCGACGAACACGGCGGTGTCCTGCCTCCCGTCGCACCACCGATCACCGAATCCTCGCCAGTCAGCGCCCCGCGTTAG
- the glpE gene encoding thiosulfate sulfurtransferase GlpE translates to MSEFKRIPPEQAQALREQGAVVVDVRDPATFAALHISGSKHLDNHSLHAFIQGADLDAPTVVVCYHGNSSQGAAAYLVSQGFSDVYSMDGGFELWRTTFPSETAQGTSE, encoded by the coding sequence ATGAGCGAATTCAAACGAATCCCCCCGGAACAGGCCCAGGCCCTGCGCGAGCAAGGTGCCGTGGTCGTCGACGTCCGTGACCCAGCCACATTCGCGGCGCTGCACATCAGCGGCTCGAAGCATCTGGACAATCATTCCCTGCATGCCTTCATCCAGGGCGCCGACCTCGATGCCCCGACCGTCGTGGTCTGCTACCACGGCAATTCGAGCCAGGGTGCCGCGGCGTATCTCGTCAGCCAGGGCTTTTCCGACGTCTACAGCATGGACGGCGGCTTCGAGCTGTGGCGTACGACTTTTCCTTCGGAAACCGCGCAAGGCACCTCCGAATAA
- a CDS encoding PrkA family serine protein kinase — MSIFSHFQQRFESTRQEEFSLQEYLELCKKDRSAYVSAAERLLMAIGEPELLDTSTNSRLSRIFSNKVIRRYPAFEDFHGMEECIDQIVSYFRHAAQGLEEKKQILYLLGPVGGGKSSLAEKLKQLMEKVPFYAIKGSPVFESPLGLFNATEDGAILEEDFGIPRRYLNTIMSPWATKRLAEFGGDISQFRVVKLYPSILNQIAVAKTEPGDENNQDISALVGKVDIRKLEEFPQNDADAYSYSGALCRANQGLMEFVEMFKAPIKVLHPLLTATQEGNYNSTEGLGAIPFTGILLAHSNESEWHTFRNNKNNEAFIDRIYIVKVPYCLRVSDEVKIYDKLLFNSSLAKAHCAPDTLKMLAQFTVLSRLKEPENSNIYSKMRVYDGENLKDTDPKAKSIQEYRDAAGVDEGMNGLSTRFAFKILSKVFNFDPHEIAANPVHLLYVLEQQIEQEQFQAETRERYLRYLKEYLAPRYIEFIGKEIQTAYLESYSEYGQNIFDRYVLYADFWIQDQEYRDPETGEILNRVALNEELEKIEKPAGISNPKDFRNEIVNFVLRARANNNGKNPTWLSYEKLRVVIEKKMFSNTEDLLPVISFNAKASKEDQQKHNDFVTRMVERGYTDKQVRLLSEWYLRVRKSQ; from the coding sequence ATGAGTATCTTTAGCCACTTCCAACAACGCTTCGAGTCCACACGCCAGGAAGAATTCTCGCTGCAGGAATACCTGGAACTGTGCAAAAAGGATCGCAGCGCCTACGTTTCCGCCGCCGAGCGTCTGTTGATGGCTATCGGCGAACCGGAGCTGCTCGACACTTCGACCAATTCGAGGCTGTCGCGAATCTTTTCCAACAAGGTGATCCGCCGCTATCCGGCCTTTGAAGACTTCCACGGGATGGAAGAATGCATCGACCAGATCGTGTCGTATTTCCGCCATGCCGCCCAGGGTCTCGAGGAGAAGAAACAGATCCTCTACCTGCTCGGCCCCGTCGGTGGCGGTAAATCGTCCCTGGCCGAGAAGCTGAAACAGCTCATGGAAAAAGTGCCCTTCTATGCCATCAAGGGCTCACCGGTATTCGAATCGCCACTGGGTCTGTTCAACGCCACCGAAGATGGCGCGATCCTCGAAGAGGACTTCGGCATTCCACGCCGCTACCTGAACACCATCATGTCGCCATGGGCCACCAAGCGCCTGGCCGAATTCGGTGGCGACATCAGCCAGTTCCGCGTGGTCAAGCTGTACCCCTCGATCCTCAACCAGATCGCCGTGGCCAAGACCGAACCGGGCGACGAGAACAACCAGGACATCTCCGCGCTGGTGGGCAAGGTCGATATCCGCAAGCTGGAAGAATTTCCGCAGAACGACGCCGATGCCTACAGCTATTCCGGTGCGCTGTGCCGGGCCAACCAGGGCCTGATGGAATTCGTCGAAATGTTCAAGGCACCGATCAAGGTGCTGCACCCTCTGCTGACCGCCACCCAGGAAGGCAACTACAACAGTACCGAAGGCCTGGGCGCGATTCCGTTCACCGGGATCCTGCTGGCCCACTCCAACGAATCGGAGTGGCACACCTTCCGCAACAACAAGAACAACGAAGCCTTCATCGACCGGATCTACATCGTCAAAGTGCCGTACTGCCTGCGGGTCAGCGACGAAGTGAAGATCTACGACAAGCTGCTGTTCAACAGCTCCCTGGCCAAGGCCCATTGCGCGCCGGACACCCTGAAGATGCTGGCGCAGTTCACCGTACTGTCACGCCTGAAGGAGCCGGAAAACTCCAACATCTATTCCAAGATGCGTGTGTATGACGGCGAAAACCTCAAGGACACCGATCCGAAGGCCAAATCGATCCAGGAATACCGCGACGCGGCGGGCGTCGACGAAGGCATGAACGGCCTGTCGACCCGGTTTGCGTTCAAGATCCTGTCCAAGGTCTTCAACTTCGATCCGCACGAAATCGCCGCCAACCCGGTGCACCTGCTCTACGTGCTGGAACAGCAGATCGAGCAGGAACAGTTCCAGGCCGAGACCCGCGAACGTTACCTGCGTTATCTGAAGGAGTACCTGGCGCCGCGTTATATCGAATTCATCGGCAAAGAGATCCAGACCGCCTACCTCGAGTCCTACAGCGAGTACGGCCAGAACATCTTCGACCGCTACGTGCTGTACGCGGACTTCTGGATTCAGGATCAGGAGTATCGCGATCCGGAAACCGGCGAGATCCTCAACCGCGTCGCCCTCAACGAGGAACTGGAAAAGATCGAGAAACCGGCCGGCATCAGCAATCCGAAGGATTTCCGCAACGAAATCGTCAACTTCGTGTTGCGCGCCCGGGCCAACAACAACGGCAAGAACCCGACCTGGCTCAGCTACGAAAAACTGCGGGTGGTCATCGAGAAGAAAATGTTCTCGAACACCGAGGACCTGCTGCCGGTCATCAGCTTCAATGCCAAGGCCAGCAAAGAGGACCAACAGAAGCACAACGACTTCGTTACACGAATGGTCGAACGCGGCTACACCGACAAACAGGTACGACTGCTCTCCGAGTGGTATCTGCGGGTCCGGAAATCGCAGTAA